A genomic window from Rhizobium sp. EC-SD404 includes:
- the dgcA gene encoding N-acetyl-D-Glu racemase DgcA, producing the protein MIKLDVSEDVFALKDVFTISRGSRTQARVVTVKLTDDDLMGWGECVPYARYGETVEGVITEIRHLADEIASGALDRKSLQERLPAGAARNALDCAFWDLEAKRAGRPVHELAGLAAPTALETAYTLSLAEPATMRRKAEENAGRPLLKLKLGGENDIARLEAVRAGAPQATIIVDANEGWTAELYSEIAPYLLQLGVAMVEQPLPVGQDAMLGEIHRPLPVCADESCHDRTSLAGLKGRYDMVNIKLDKTGGLTEALALREDALAAGFSLMVGCMVGSSLAMAPAIIAAQGAAIIDLDGPLLLAEDRQNPMHYEGSMVWPASPALWG; encoded by the coding sequence ATGATCAAGCTTGATGTCAGCGAAGATGTCTTCGCCCTGAAGGATGTCTTCACCATTTCGCGCGGATCGCGCACCCAGGCGCGGGTCGTCACTGTAAAGCTCACCGATGACGATCTCATGGGCTGGGGCGAATGCGTTCCCTACGCCCGCTACGGCGAGACTGTCGAAGGCGTGATTACAGAAATCCGACATCTTGCCGATGAGATCGCTTCCGGGGCGCTCGATCGAAAAAGCCTGCAGGAACGTCTGCCCGCCGGGGCTGCGCGCAATGCGCTCGACTGCGCTTTCTGGGATCTCGAAGCCAAGCGTGCCGGCCGGCCGGTCCACGAACTGGCGGGTCTGGCAGCGCCGACGGCGCTTGAGACCGCCTACACGCTGTCTCTGGCCGAACCGGCGACGATGCGCCGGAAAGCTGAGGAGAACGCCGGACGACCTCTTCTCAAGCTCAAGCTCGGTGGCGAGAACGACATCGCGCGGCTCGAAGCGGTTCGCGCCGGTGCGCCGCAGGCGACGATCATCGTCGACGCAAACGAAGGCTGGACCGCGGAGCTCTATTCCGAAATCGCGCCCTATCTCCTGCAACTCGGGGTGGCGATGGTCGAACAGCCGCTGCCAGTCGGCCAGGACGCCATGCTCGGCGAGATCCATCGGCCCCTGCCCGTCTGTGCCGACGAAAGCTGCCATGACCGGACATCGCTTGCAGGACTTAAGGGCCGCTACGACATGGTCAACATCAAGCTCGATAAGACAGGCGGGCTGACAGAAGCGCTGGCACTGCGCGAAGACGCTCTTGCTGCAGGCTTCTCGCTGATGGTCGGATGCATGGTGGGTTCTTCGCTGGCCATGGCACCGGCCATCATCGCCGCGCAGGGCGCCGCAATCATCGATCTCGACGGTCCCTTACTGCTAGCCGAAGACCGTCAAAATCCGATGCATTACGAGGGCTCCATGGTGTGGCCTGCGTCGCCTGCTCTCTGGGGATAA
- a CDS encoding ABC transporter substrate-binding protein, whose translation MSHLKTLLATTMLVACFGAAAQAKTLVYCSEGSPEGFDPALYTAGTTFDASAHPIYNRLLEFKKGTTETEPGLAESFEVSDDGLEYTFKLREGVKFHTSETFTPTRDVNADDVIFSFERQGDAENSYNAYVSGASWEYYNSMSMPDLVASIEKVDDLTVKFTLTAPNAPFLANLAMPFASIMSKEYADQLEAAGTPEQLNQAPIGTGPFQFVAYQADAAIRYSSFDEYWAGVQPIDDLVFAITTDASVRQQRLAAGECHIMAFPNPADLESLQQNADLTVMEQEGLNVGYFAYNTQQEPFDRPEVRRALNMAINKQAIIDAVYQGAGTVAKAPIPPTMWSYNDNLTDDEYDPEAAQAALEEAGVTDLSMKIWAMPVSRPYNPNARRMAELMQADFNAIGVDVEIVSYEWGEYLERSSAEDRDGAVLLGWTGDNGDPDNFLAVLLGCDAIGGANRAQWCNEEFDALVQEAKTLPTQEERAELYTQAQEIFKEEAPWATIAHSVVYVPMRNEVSGFVQSPLGDMTFDGVDIAE comes from the coding sequence ATGAGTCACCTCAAGACGCTTTTGGCTACGACGATGCTCGTGGCCTGCTTCGGAGCGGCTGCGCAGGCCAAGACGCTCGTTTATTGCTCGGAAGGCTCGCCTGAAGGCTTCGACCCCGCGCTCTATACGGCCGGCACGACCTTCGATGCTTCCGCGCACCCGATCTACAACCGCCTGCTCGAGTTCAAGAAGGGCACGACCGAAACCGAGCCGGGCCTGGCTGAAAGCTTCGAAGTCTCCGACGATGGCCTGGAGTACACCTTCAAGCTGCGCGAAGGCGTCAAGTTTCACACCAGTGAAACCTTCACTCCGACCCGCGACGTCAACGCCGACGACGTGATCTTCTCGTTCGAGCGCCAGGGTGATGCTGAGAATTCCTACAACGCCTACGTCTCCGGCGCTTCGTGGGAATACTACAACTCCATGTCGATGCCTGACCTCGTCGCATCGATCGAGAAGGTCGACGATCTAACGGTCAAGTTCACGTTGACGGCGCCGAACGCACCGTTCCTCGCCAACCTTGCCATGCCGTTCGCTTCGATCATGTCGAAGGAATATGCCGACCAGCTCGAGGCAGCCGGTACGCCCGAGCAGCTCAACCAGGCACCGATCGGCACCGGCCCGTTCCAGTTCGTCGCCTACCAGGCCGATGCCGCCATCCGTTATTCGTCGTTCGATGAGTACTGGGCAGGCGTGCAGCCGATCGACGATCTCGTCTTCGCGATCACCACGGACGCTTCGGTCCGCCAGCAGCGTCTGGCCGCCGGCGAGTGCCACATCATGGCCTTCCCGAACCCGGCCGACCTCGAGAGCCTGCAGCAGAACGCCGACCTGACCGTCATGGAACAGGAAGGCCTGAACGTCGGCTACTTCGCCTACAACACGCAGCAGGAGCCCTTCGATCGCCCTGAAGTTCGCCGCGCTCTGAACATGGCGATCAACAAGCAGGCGATCATCGACGCCGTCTACCAGGGCGCCGGCACCGTCGCCAAGGCGCCGATCCCGCCGACGATGTGGTCCTACAACGACAATCTGACGGACGACGAGTACGATCCGGAAGCTGCCCAGGCGGCTCTCGAAGAAGCCGGCGTCACCGATCTGTCCATGAAGATCTGGGCGATGCCCGTCTCGCGCCCGTACAACCCGAACGCACGCCGCATGGCCGAGCTGATGCAGGCTGACTTCAATGCGATCGGCGTCGACGTCGAGATCGTTTCCTACGAGTGGGGCGAATATCTGGAGCGTTCTTCCGCTGAAGACCGTGACGGTGCCGTGCTCCTCGGCTGGACCGGTGACAACGGTGATCCGGACAACTTCCTTGCCGTTCTGCTGGGCTGCGATGCCATCGGTGGCGCCAACCGTGCTCAGTGGTGCAACGAGGAATTCGACGCGCTCGTCCAGGAAGCCAAGACGCTTCCGACCCAGGAAGAGCGTGCCGAGCTCTATACGCAGGCTCAGGAAATCTTCAAGGAAGAAGCTCCTTGGGCGACGATCGCTCACTCGGTTGTCTACGTCCCGATGCGCAATGAAGTCAGCGGCTTCGTCCAGAGCCCGCTCGGCGACATGACGTTCGACGGCGTCGACATCGCGGAATAA
- the dgcN gene encoding N-acetyltransferase DgcN, translated as MIPTPYLLFLGDAADPLAAKVAQGIRDWRPDFAIGRFRLPGCKADMRLPDMTIEEAVANGVKTLVVGVANRGGVISKDWIAVLVQALEAGLDVASGLHNLLTDEPELVRAAEANGRSLHDVRVPSVDYPIANGERRRGKRCLAVGTDCSVGKMYTALAMEREMTARGQKATFRATGQTGILITGNGVPLDAVVADFMAGSVEWLTPDNDPDHWDLIEGQGSLFHASYSGVTLALIHGGQPDALVLCHEPTRTHMRGLPSYALPSLEDLRDIALKMARIVNPDCIVTGISINTAALGEDEARRLLEDIEARMGLPTVDPYRHGAARLVEALV; from the coding sequence ATGATCCCGACGCCCTATCTGCTTTTTCTCGGTGATGCGGCCGACCCGCTTGCGGCGAAGGTTGCCCAGGGCATTCGCGACTGGCGGCCGGATTTCGCAATCGGACGATTTCGGCTGCCCGGCTGCAAGGCGGACATGCGCCTGCCCGACATGACGATCGAGGAAGCCGTGGCGAATGGCGTCAAGACGCTCGTCGTCGGCGTCGCCAATCGGGGCGGCGTGATCTCCAAGGACTGGATCGCAGTTCTGGTTCAGGCACTCGAAGCCGGCCTCGACGTTGCCTCCGGTCTCCACAACCTCCTGACCGACGAGCCTGAACTGGTGCGCGCCGCCGAGGCCAATGGGCGATCGCTGCATGATGTGCGCGTGCCGAGCGTCGACTATCCCATCGCGAACGGCGAACGTCGGCGGGGTAAGCGCTGCCTGGCGGTCGGCACCGATTGCTCGGTCGGCAAGATGTACACAGCACTCGCCATGGAACGGGAAATGACGGCGCGGGGCCAGAAGGCGACGTTCCGGGCAACCGGCCAGACCGGCATCCTCATCACCGGCAACGGCGTTCCGCTGGATGCCGTCGTTGCCGATTTCATGGCCGGAAGCGTCGAATGGCTCACCCCCGACAACGATCCTGATCACTGGGATCTCATCGAGGGACAGGGAAGCCTCTTCCACGCCTCCTATTCCGGCGTGACGCTGGCGCTGATCCATGGCGGTCAGCCGGACGCTCTGGTGCTTTGCCACGAACCGACACGCACCCATATGCGCGGCCTGCCTTCCTATGCGCTGCCATCGCTGGAAGATCTGCGCGACATCGCCTTGAAAATGGCTCGCATCGTCAATCCCGATTGCATCGTCACGGGCATATCGATCAACACGGCGGCGCTCGGCGAGGATGAAGCGCGCCGGCTTCTGGAGGACATCGAAGCGCGGATGGGCCTTCCCACCGTCGATCCATACCGTCACGGGGCGGCAAGGCTCGTCGAGGCACTGGTCTGA